Proteins encoded by one window of Salvia splendens isolate huo1 chromosome 5, SspV2, whole genome shotgun sequence:
- the LOC121805761 gene encoding 40S ribosomal protein S3a-like produces the protein MAVGKNKRISKGKKGGKKKAVDPFAKKEWYDIKAPSVFSNKNVGKTLITRTQGTKIASEGLKHRVIEASLADLQGDEDHAYRKIRLRVEDVQGKNVLTNFWGMDFTTDKLRSLVRKRQSLIEAHIDVKTTDAYTLRMFCIAFTKKRVNQQKVTCYAKGSQVRQIRRKMREIMVNQAQSCNLKELVQKFIPESIGKEIEKATSSIYPLQNVYIRKVKILKAPKFDLGKLMEVHGDYTEDIGSKLDRPAEEPVAEPPELVGA, from the exons ATGGCCGTCGG AAAGAATAAGAGGATTTCCAAGGGAAAGAAGGGAGGCAAGAAGAAGGC CGTCGATCCATTTGCAAAGAAGGAGTGGTATGATATCAAAGCTCCTTCAGTTTTCAGCAACAAGAACGTTGGGAAAACTCTAATTACCCGTACTCAGGGTACCAAA ATTGCCTCAGAAGGTCTCAAGCACCGTGTGATAGAGGCATCCTTGGCTGATCTTCAAGGTGACGAGGATCACGCCTACAGAAAGATCCGTTTGAGAGTAGAAGATGTTCAGGGAAAGAATGTCCTCACTAACTTCTGG GGTATGGACTTCACGACAGACAAGTTGAGATCACTTGTGAGGAAAAGGCAATCACTGATTGAGGCTCATATTGATGTGAAGACAACTGATGCCTACACTTTGAGGATGTTCTGCATTGCCTTCACCAAGAAGCGCGTGAACCAGCAGAAGGTCACATGTTATGCAAAGGGCAGCCAAGTTCGCCAG ATTCGGAGGAAGATGCGGGAGATTATGGTTAACCAAGCACAGTCCTGCAATCTGAAGGAATTGGTTCAGAAGTTCATTCCCGAGTCCATTGGGAAAGAAATTGAGAAGGCTACTTCAAGCATCTATCCGTTGCAGAATGTGTATATTAGAAAGGTTAAGATCTTGAAAGCACCAAAATTTGATCTTGGCAAGTTGATGGAG GTTCATGGAGATTACACTGAAGATATTGGTTCGAAATTGGATAGGCCAGCTGAGGAGCCAGTTGCTGAGCCACCTGAACTTGTTGGTGCCTAA
- the LOC121804985 gene encoding VAN3-binding protein-like isoform X1 has product MDSSMFKPSETPTDPMEFLSRSWTSSPLQISNAPPPPPPPPLQDISQISNPFSFSFSETSQLLMERIMSQSQDVSPRTSGRLSHSGPLIGSSISDSPPLSPSEMDDLKLISDHASGSNQIKSSFVAGTSAGGRKTVGRWLKDRKEKKKGEVRAQNAQLHAAISVAGVAAAIAAIAAATAASSGARKDEQMGKTDMAVASAATLVAAQCVEAAEAMGAEREHLASVVSSAVNVQSPGDIVTLTAAAATALRGAATLKARALKEVWSIASVIPVDRVMGMPNGGSSGRNGSLKESHSGELAAEENFLGICSKELLARGGELLKRTRKGDLHWKIVSVYINRMGQVILKMKSRHVAGTVTKKKKNVVLEVMKDIPAWPGRHLLEGGEDRRYFSLKTVARGVVEFECRNQREHDIWTQGVTRLLTITSDQSRQRI; this is encoded by the exons ATGGACAGCAGCATGTTTAAACCTTCTGAAACTCCAACAGACCCCATGGAATTCCTCTCCCGCTCCTGGACCTCCTCCCCCCTTCAAATCTCCAACGccccacctccacctccacctccgccGCTCCAAGATATATCCCAAATCTCCAACcctttctccttttctttttctgagACCTCCCAGCTTCTCATGGAGCGTATCATGTCACAGTCT CAGGATGTATCACCTCGTACTTCAGGAAGGCTATCCCACAGTGGGCCTCTCATTGGAAGTTCCATCTCTGATAGCCCACCACTCTCCCCTTCTGAAATGGATGATCTCAAG TTGATCAGTGATCATGCTAGCGGTAGCAACCAGATCAAGAGCAGCTTCGTCGCGGGAACTTCTGCAGGCGGAAGGAAGACGGTTGGAAGGTGGTTGAAGGACaggaaagagaagaagaagggggaGGTGAGGGCACAGAATGCACAGCTTCATGCTGCCATCTCTGTTGCTGGTGTAGCAGCAGCCATTGCTGCCATAGCGGCCGCCACAGCCGCGTCGTCTGGAGCTCGAAAGGACGAGCAGATGGGCAAGACCGACATGGCCGTGGCTTCAGCTGCAACACTGGTGGCTGCACAGTGTGTTGAGGCAGCTGAGGCGATGGGGGCCGAGCGCGAGCACTTGGCCTCTGTGGTCAGCTCCGCTGTCAACGTGCAGTCGCCTGGAGACATTGTGACCTTGACAGCTGCTGCAGCTACTG CTCTGCGTGGCGCTGCCACATTGAAGGCGAGGGCGTTGAAGGAAGTGTGGAGCATTGCGTCTGTTATCCCCGTGGACAGGGTGATGGGAATGCCTAATGGTGGCAGCAGTGGAAGAAATGGGAGTTTGAAAGAAAGCCATAGTGGTGAGCTTGCAGCTGAAGAGAATTTTCTTGGCATTTGCAGTAAGGAGTTGCTTGCTAGAGGCGGTGAGCTCTTGAAACGAACGCGAAAGG GTGATCTTCATTGGAAGATTGTGTCTGTGTACATCAACAGAATGGGTCAG GTGATACTGAAAATGAAGAGTAGACATGTTGCTGGGACAgtcacaaaaaagaaaaaga ATGTTGTGCTGGAGGTGATGAAGGACATCCCGGCATGGCCGGGGCGCCACCTCTTAGAGGGCGGTGAGGACCGGAGATACTTCTCCTTGAAGACGGTGGCACGTGGGGTCGTCGAGTTTGAGTGCCGGAACCAAAGAGAGCATGATATATGGACTCAAGGTGTTACAAGGTTGCTTACAATTACTTCAGATCAGAGCAGACAGAGGATCTAA
- the LOC121804985 gene encoding VAN3-binding protein-like isoform X2, with amino-acid sequence MDSSMFKPSETPTDPMEFLSRSWTSSPLQISNAPPPPPPPPLQDISQISNPFSFSFSETSQLLMERIMSQSDVSPRTSGRLSHSGPLIGSSISDSPPLSPSEMDDLKLISDHASGSNQIKSSFVAGTSAGGRKTVGRWLKDRKEKKKGEVRAQNAQLHAAISVAGVAAAIAAIAAATAASSGARKDEQMGKTDMAVASAATLVAAQCVEAAEAMGAEREHLASVVSSAVNVQSPGDIVTLTAAAATALRGAATLKARALKEVWSIASVIPVDRVMGMPNGGSSGRNGSLKESHSGELAAEENFLGICSKELLARGGELLKRTRKGDLHWKIVSVYINRMGQVILKMKSRHVAGTVTKKKKNVVLEVMKDIPAWPGRHLLEGGEDRRYFSLKTVARGVVEFECRNQREHDIWTQGVTRLLTITSDQSRQRI; translated from the exons ATGGACAGCAGCATGTTTAAACCTTCTGAAACTCCAACAGACCCCATGGAATTCCTCTCCCGCTCCTGGACCTCCTCCCCCCTTCAAATCTCCAACGccccacctccacctccacctccgccGCTCCAAGATATATCCCAAATCTCCAACcctttctccttttctttttctgagACCTCCCAGCTTCTCATGGAGCGTATCATGTCACAGTCT GATGTATCACCTCGTACTTCAGGAAGGCTATCCCACAGTGGGCCTCTCATTGGAAGTTCCATCTCTGATAGCCCACCACTCTCCCCTTCTGAAATGGATGATCTCAAG TTGATCAGTGATCATGCTAGCGGTAGCAACCAGATCAAGAGCAGCTTCGTCGCGGGAACTTCTGCAGGCGGAAGGAAGACGGTTGGAAGGTGGTTGAAGGACaggaaagagaagaagaagggggaGGTGAGGGCACAGAATGCACAGCTTCATGCTGCCATCTCTGTTGCTGGTGTAGCAGCAGCCATTGCTGCCATAGCGGCCGCCACAGCCGCGTCGTCTGGAGCTCGAAAGGACGAGCAGATGGGCAAGACCGACATGGCCGTGGCTTCAGCTGCAACACTGGTGGCTGCACAGTGTGTTGAGGCAGCTGAGGCGATGGGGGCCGAGCGCGAGCACTTGGCCTCTGTGGTCAGCTCCGCTGTCAACGTGCAGTCGCCTGGAGACATTGTGACCTTGACAGCTGCTGCAGCTACTG CTCTGCGTGGCGCTGCCACATTGAAGGCGAGGGCGTTGAAGGAAGTGTGGAGCATTGCGTCTGTTATCCCCGTGGACAGGGTGATGGGAATGCCTAATGGTGGCAGCAGTGGAAGAAATGGGAGTTTGAAAGAAAGCCATAGTGGTGAGCTTGCAGCTGAAGAGAATTTTCTTGGCATTTGCAGTAAGGAGTTGCTTGCTAGAGGCGGTGAGCTCTTGAAACGAACGCGAAAGG GTGATCTTCATTGGAAGATTGTGTCTGTGTACATCAACAGAATGGGTCAG GTGATACTGAAAATGAAGAGTAGACATGTTGCTGGGACAgtcacaaaaaagaaaaaga ATGTTGTGCTGGAGGTGATGAAGGACATCCCGGCATGGCCGGGGCGCCACCTCTTAGAGGGCGGTGAGGACCGGAGATACTTCTCCTTGAAGACGGTGGCACGTGGGGTCGTCGAGTTTGAGTGCCGGAACCAAAGAGAGCATGATATATGGACTCAAGGTGTTACAAGGTTGCTTACAATTACTTCAGATCAGAGCAGACAGAGGATCTAA
- the LOC121803273 gene encoding protein LIFEGUARD 4-like — MAFYSNKHGVDLEKGNGQLYPGMQENPQMRWGFIRKVYSILCLQLLITFGIAIAMTFIQPVRLFLRTPAGLYTMIAAIILTVILCLMMSCFSQKHPWNYILLFLFTFAMAFMVGACSSQRKGDAVLLAAGLTLLVTVGLTAFTFAAAKRGADFSFMGPFLFCAILLLMAFGIIRIIFPLGRIGEQVIGCVGALVFSGFIIYDTDNLIKRFNYDQYIDAACCLYMDIVNLFLYILAIFGDD; from the exons ATGGCATTTTATTCAAACAAACACGGCGTGGATCTGGAGAAGGGGAATGGGCAGCTGTACCCGGGAATGCAGGAGAATCCGCAGATGCGATGGGGCTTCATCCGCAAAGTCTATTCCATTCTCTGCTTGCAGTTGCTCATCACCTTCGGGATTGCCATTGCCATGACTTTTATTCAGCCCGTTCGCCTTTTCCTTCGCACTCCCGCCGGCCTTTACACCATGATCGCCGCCATCATTCTTACCGTTATTC TGTGCTTGATGATGAGTTGCTTCAGTCAGAAACATCCATGGAACTATATTCTTTTGTTTCTCTTCACCTTTGCTATGGCATTCATGGTTGGGGCTTGTTCCTCTCAAAGAAAAG GTGACGCGGTGTTGCTGGCTGCCGGTCTGACTCTACTTGTGACTGTTGGCCTCACAGCGTTCACGTTTGCTGCTGCAAAACGTGGCGCTGACTTCAGCTTCATGGGGCCTTTCTTGTTCTGTGCTATCTTGCTTCTTATGGCCTTTGGCATCATTAGG ATCATTTTCCCTCTGGGGCGAATCGGGGAGCAGGTGATCGGCTGTGTGGGGGCACTGGTCTTCTCAGGCTTCATCATCTACGACACGGACAATCTGATCAAGCGGTTCAACTACGATCAGTACATCGACGCAGCATGCTGTCTGTACATGGACATAGTGAATCTGTTCTTGTACAttcttgctatatttggagaTGATTGA